atattttaacaaacaagaaaagaaaaaatatttttaaatatttgtgttttaaaataaaaaaatataattaaaaaaacaagtTGTTTTCTTCAAAATCCCTACAAGAACCCTAATACCACAGCTTGAGTTGCAAAACACCATAACTGACTCGACAAGGGtgctttctcttctttctcctaCTCTCTCAATCGGCTTTCTGACCGGTAGAGTGAATTCCGACGGCGGGGCATAGTCCATCGGTGACTTAACAGCACTTATAGGTTCTTCTCTCTTCATTTCCGCTTTCTGACTCTGCTTTCTTTTCCCTTTCAGAATCTCGTCTTCTGTTTAGTGTTTCTCTTTATTtgggtttcttcttcttcttcctattTGTGTTGGCTGTTCACTAGTGATTAAGTTTAATTAGGATTTGACGATGTTAACTGCATGTTCTGTTTTACTTTTACTTAGACTATGGAGGCGATTATGATGATGAATGGTTCTGACAGTGTACGATTTCTTGTTTTTGAACATTTGTATATGTCATATATAGATACAGAATGATGTTACGTGTGTTTGTCCAAATAGCTCTTGATAACGTGCCATCTTGCATGTTGAATCGTTGATACTTGTTATGATACTGGTGTTTATTGTGGATGAACTTTTATGTGATGcagttataaatttatttagtttcagCAATGTCGTCATCATCCGAAGACGAGTCAATGTCCGAGATGGAAGAACAAGAGAATCAGAATAAAGAAATGAAGCATGAAAATGGAGTGCTTGATTACATAATGAGCTTGGAAAGTGTGCCAACaaatctccctccacatcttgagcttctcatgaCCCGGGTCCTCTGCAACAACGATGCTCCTCAACATGTAAAATCTTGCTATCTCtatgttcattttttattttagtctgtTTTTTCCTTATGGTTCTCTCAAATCCAGTttgtaattttgttattttggaATTTGTGTTCTATGTTTGTATGATAGGTATTAATGAGTTTCAATGAAAACTTGTAGTTTTTTTTTCAGCTTATTTCACTTTTTGAGTGATTAAGTAATAAGTATATGCtggttctaaattttttttctttttcttttttatcggTTGCTTGCTATTTATGTTTTCCTATGTTGATGTTTGTAGACAGATACCATACAGTATTCTGGTGCTTATGCAGCATTAGGTGTTGATAATAGCTTGCGGTTAGATAATTTCAGTCAAAACTTCAAAGTTGAAGTGAAGCGGCTCACGGATGATGACATAGAGTTTGATATGATTGGTATTGATCCTTCACTTACCAATGCATTTCAAAGAATCCTTATAGCAGAGGTGAAATGTTTATTTAATACTTTCCTCAATATTTATAATCAGTATGTCAGACTTGTTTATCTTAAATATTGCATCATTTATAGTCTATTTTGAAGTGCTTTGGTACATTTGGTTGGAATAAAAGGGTCCTTaatgattctttttttttaatgcctTTGATGTTCCTCTCGAGCCGATATTAAGAGGGATTTGCATCCATTGTTACATAGTGTACCCATGTAGGTCTTAGCTAACTCTCTCATATTTATTTGTGGATTTCGTATCCTCATCTTTACGCTATCTCCTCAATgaaatttctttttctaatacaaaaagtatttatctaatttttttcacaatctCATAGCCATATATTACATTCAAAGAGTTGAAGGATGAATTCCAACCGGCTAttgtttgtcttttttttttggttgatgATGTCAAAAACAGGGATATGTTACTTTGCTTTGATGCTTTAGCCAAACAAAAATTTCTTTGATAAACAGTGGACCAGAATTACCCTTGGGAGGGTATAACATCTTCTGGCAGTGTTATTTTCACCTTGATGTGTTGGCCTTTCATAGTTTCTTTCTCTCCAATTTTATGTTTTGCCATTAATAGTTTGATGGAGATTATCAAATTCTGACGTGATGGTTATAAATTTAGGTACCAACAATGGCTATTGAAAGAGTTTACATTGCAAATAACACATCACTTATACAAGATGAAGTTCTATCCCGTAGATTAGGCCTCATACCAATCAGTGCTGATCCCAGGCTATTTGAATATCCAGGTCTGATTTTTATGTTGTCACCTAATTTGTTTCTGATTACGTAAATATCTTTCTTGTGTGatagataaaattttatataggtTGTTTTGCCGTTTGTGTAGATCTCGTAATATGGCAGACTTGAATTTGTCTCCTTTTTTTGGTTGTGAATAGATAATGCTTGGGATGATAGGAATGAAAAGAATACCATTGTCTTCAAACTACATGTTACTTGCCATAAAGGACAGCCACGTATGACCGGTAAATGAGTCTGGCTCTTGCTTGATATTCAAATGTTGCACATGAtattgtgcgtgcgcacaacttGTAAATTTGAAGGGTATGTGTGTGCACCAGAGTGTGCGAACGCTCTCAACTGTAAGCATCTCCCTCTATGTGCGTGCGTACCTGTGTGCGTATGCACGTTTTCAAAGATTTACAGGGTGCGCGTGCGCACAAgggtgtgtgtacgcacaagtaAAGATATGACATTTGTTCAGAGCACACGCACAGCAGTGTGCGTGGGCACACACAccaaaaatcacaaattctgcaacatcatagaatttcagatttttgacaccaacttccaacgatcatatctttttctacaaaatttcaatttccaCAAAATCTATACCGTTTTAAGGCCTtttgaattatctttaatttgatataaaattcaatcaaattcaataattgtagctcaagatatgatccaCCAAAGTTGGCCTAAAAtccatttttaccaaaaatactaaaaactcAACTTTACCAAAACTCTCAATTCAAGCAAAGTTACTCACAACCCAAACAATACCCAAAACAACACAAAAGTCCATACTAATCATTCATCAACTCAACCATCAATAATGTCCCAATTTTACCAATTCCACACCATCAAAATCATTAATCATCAACAATATCAACAAACcctcatcaacaacaataaatcaCAACCTTCATCAAACCTCTataatcattaaaaatcaacaaTTAGTATCAATAATATCATATATCCTACATCCCAAAACTCTATATCATCATCACCCCACAACTTATattcaaacatcaaattcacaCACAATTAAACATACACCCAaacattcaatcctatcttaaggtcaactagcctaagtttcaCGAAACATTgcatattacataaagaaaatcaaaactATACCTTGGTTGATTACCCTCCACGCACAAAACCACTTCACCACAAGCTTTCAAGCCTTCACTCAACACCAaacaacaccaagaacactctataacatgaaaaaaaaacaagaatcaAAGCTAGGGTTTATGACATTCCACTAAACACAAGGGTAGAGTGATATCTTACCTTTCCCAACAAGTTTTGGGGTAAAATCCACTACTTAGCCAAGCTAGATTACACCTAAAcaacaagaacacaaagaaaCTCAACAACTCAAAGAGCGGCTTGACAAGAGTTTTGCGTGgtcgcaaacggctcgtcaatcagagcaccgtagctcaagatatggcTCAAAAAAGGAGAGAGTGAAtagtgttcttcttcttcttcctctcttccctCAAAAACCAGCGTCCCCTGTGTGTGTCTTATGAGCTGAAAAAAGGCTCATTAAAGGGTGTATATGTGTTGGGCTTAGGCCCAACTTGGGCCCAGTCCAACCGCGTAGCATTTTTGGttcgtttggcccaactttgggccaaacctttagGATAAGTGTCTGGTTTGCTATTTCAAATACTTTTCTAAGATTTGCTACTGTTTTATTCTCTCTCACGCAGTGCTGGACAGACTTAAGCCAGTACTACCGGCTAATCTACCGGTACGCGTTTTTACccgaaaattttcaaaagaaaacaTTTTTCCACTCAGAAAAATCCACAGAATCCGAATCTCACatttatattttagaaaaacaaTTTTATTTCGAACTTATTCCAGGCCAtaaaattattctattctacttAAGCGGTTTTTTGTGAAAGCCTCGGTTCTTACAAAAAACCTGTTTTATTACTAACTACgagtaataaaattttgtacTCTAACCGACTACTTGTTCTTTctctattaatttttaaattaaatttttttatgaacttTATATGTATTGGGTACGTTTAGAACCTGGCCGTTGTTCCGAACAAAACCTCAAAACCTGCCTGAATTGAGTAGGGACGGAGCTGATACCCGCAAGTACTGGTTAGATTGTCATTCTTAAACTTGAGTAGAtttaaaatggcttaaaaaaatGTACAAAAAAGGGCAAATAACATAGGTACCTGTTCATACTTTGACCCAAATAAATCATGACCAAGGACTTTACAAGGATCTTGTCATTCTAAGGAATCCCAAAAAGCTTGCAGGTCCAATACAACAAGACTACGAATCCACCGACCCGACTTATGTTGAGAAACGTGGTTTATAACCCATGCTCAACCCGATTTGCGCAGTAAGCAAAGTTTGGTCATCCCACTACTTCAGACACTATTTGCATATCATTACCCTTCAGTCTTCACAACTTGGAATGACCTCCCAAgatacaagaaaagaaaaatcgtCCACTATCCATAAATAAAGTGGTGACTAAGTCATCACACTTCATAAATATCTTGTTCAACTCAGGTATTTTTTGATCTGAATTCACTTAAACTTGCATGAAGTCttactaatttaaatatcagagtcccttgcatgTACTCCCTACCATTATTCATACAAGAAATTTGAGAGATTCCTCGTCTCTAGTGGACAAATCAAAGATTTTAACTCAAAGGAGTCTGGACCTCACGTTTAGGCCCACTTCAAGTATTTTCTTAAAACAGTATCTTAAAACATAGTTTTTACCAGAATGTAGTAATAACTTTAGCCTATGTTTGGGAGTATTAAAAAAAGAAGTAGCATAGAATGGAATGACTAGGTGAATCATGTTCGGAAGAACTTTTAGAAGGAGAAATGACATGTTCAAGGTGGATTGGTGGAACAATGTTCTGTTAAATATTACCTGTCATccaaaattagtatttttttatgaataaactACTAAAATAATACCCAAAAAATTTTAGCTTGACAAAAAGGAACATGAAAGttgtaaaaagataaaataaccccaaaaagattttagaatttgACAAAAACACCCAACATAAAAGCATGATATCACATTGAATAGAAATACTGACTTGACTACCAAAAGTGTTCAGTGAGAGAAGCCTAAATCCGAATTTTTCGAAATCCCGtcctttacttttttttttttaccttattaCCTTCCGTATCAAACAATCATGGAAGGTTTTTATCGTCACCATCACCATCCCCATCCTTTCTTTTACACCTTCACCATCAccagcaccaccaccaccgccGTAGCAACAACAAGCACCGTCAACATCGCACCATGGATGAGCAACAGAATATGCAGCAAGCTTCCTCAGAGGCTCATCGATCGCATCCTCgccttctttcctttttctgcTTTTTTCCGAGCTTGTTCTATATACAAAAGATGGTATGCCCTTCTCTTCAAGAACTCTTTTCTTGAATTGTACCTTCAAGTCTCACCCAAACACCAttgattcatcttcttcaactACAAAATCCGCAAAAAACTACATCTACaagaataacaacaacaacaatggcaCCACTTCCACTTCCACCAACCACAACAATAAGGATTCACCAATCTCATGGAAGACCTTTTCTTGGAGGAGCAAGCAATCATGGATTTCATTGAGCAAGATCATCTTGCAAAGGTATGAAAAGGGTTTTGGATTGGAAGAAAAGGAGGGAAGGTATTGAAACTCTCATGGTTGATGATGAATGAATGGTTATGAGAAGTGTTTTGGATTGgaagaaaatgagaaaatgTTATTGGAGCTCTTTGTTATATCACCGAAGCTTTTTCATTGACAAATCCATAGTTGTCAGAATCGAACCGGTGATCGAACCGGTCAAGTTACTGGATTACTGGATCATTAGTTCAACCGGTAGATTTCTGGTTGAACCGATTGACTCGGtcctatgtaaataaaaaacaaagtatagtaaaaaatttaaaattaaaatttaaaatatatattttcactaacattttaaaaatatctagtTATTCTAAAACAATATGAAACAGGAATAAtaagtattttgttaattttactctatcataaatatttttattttgtttttatattaaaataactattatttttgaattttaataatttattagttagtttataattatactattatatactacaagtatttattgaaaaataatattaatagatattatataattataaaaaaataagtgagtttataattattgttaaataaaaatataattaatttaagaatgaatgagtttataactaaaattaaaataaattaaatataagtaAATTATTTGCTGAAagatatttatatgtattttaatttgcaTATGTATTAATACCAAGCTTAACAGCCTGGTGGTTATGACTATTATTTTTCTCCTTGATGAGGGGGTTCAAACCCCATCTTTCACATTCTGGTGAAATTTTGAAACTCAAGCGGTTCGGTCGAACCGGGCTTACCGATTTTGACTAGTTCACTCTGAGTTTGACCAGTTCGTACCGGTTCGTTATCTGGTGCGGTCTGATCATCGAATCGGACCGATCGAGAATTCGGTTCACCAATTTTTCGGTCGAACTGACAGGTCCGGTCCGGTTTTAATAACAATGGACAAATCAATGTTGTTTGTTCACTATCACGCCATGCTTTTACGTTTgggtatttttgttaaaatttaaaatcttccGGGAGTTATTTTGGTGCTTTCACTATTTTATCATTCACGTTTAATAATTTTTCGCGTACCATTTTAGTAGTTTACCtcctttatttttacccttcaATTTTGGAGGAttaaggagagagagagaaaaaaaactcaTACATTATCATTCTTTTTAATCATTAAAGCTATTAAACATCCAAACAAAATAACATCATGTTCCTCATCATTTTGTTTTAttactcttcttttctattctattGTGAGTCAACAATAAAccgaaataatttaaaattaaaatttatattggatatcatatttaaaatgatactagtatcagatattgtattattttaatgaaagattagtgaaatgctatcaCTTGTATACCATTAAACGAATATTATAATGTGTCAACGAGCTATAACTCAAATGGTATCGTTTCTTCATCCTCATCTAGAGGTCTTGGATTTGAGTCTCACtctttactttaaaaaataaaaaataaacattttattattctattttttattatattcttatcaatttgatagaaaaatagattcaaatcaatttaacataaattcttttctcaattatttacaaaatttttatttttttcaatctaaATACATAAAATTCTCAACCTTCACatctacaaaattattaattttgttattctatattttttattttagttaagtttttacaatttaattaaaattatttgaaataattaaaaataatttaaatgtaaATTGAAATGAGACTAAACATTAAATTTGAcaaattttacattaaattttaaattaaagttcatgatatataataacataaatattttatatggcattttataaaactcaaaataaaataaattaaaacattgCATTAAAAATGCTCTAAGTAACTCTctccttcaagaactttgataatcatttttttcctttgaaaGACTTAGGTCCagttcaaataaataatttaaataagttcttttaaaaaaagagctTAAAGTATAAAGACTTTTATTAATAgcagcttataaataagttattttgtgtttggatttttatttatagaaatacttattttaaagaTGTAGCGTTTGGagaaataactcaaaaaatacaatttttttacataagaaaatggaaattaaaataaCGATGATAATAAATACTTCAATATTGAATGTTGATTTTACAATATCTAATAATTAAGATTACAATCGTTTAGGCAattgattctttatttgctCTCTTATTAGTTCTATTTTTAGACAATTGATTCTTGTCACGTAATATCATTAGAAATTGGTTCTTCTACTTCACTTTCACCCATAACGGTGTTCTTGTATGtggtgaataataataaaattttaattcacaatAATCTTCTTGATGGCAATACCAAAGAAATTACTATATAGTTAGTGTTTGCTGTTTTATTGTGTATGATATGgtaggtaaaaataaaaaacaaatataaaatgtgtgtcaatgtatattttgttgctgttttttattttttatttttactcctaTTAGTCTCCTCCTTTATTGGAGTCAAGAACTTGTTATaactaactataaaaataatagtaagatatataaaaataaaatcacatgtgaaaaaaataaaattaaaactgaaatttcataCCACACACGatgttaaatacaaatttaataataagaatagagtgataaaatgataaaaaaataattggaaGGAATATATGTTAGTTCAGATAGAacattattttaagagtaaaggacaaataggtccttgaccTTTTTTCCGCAGACATTTTCGTCCCCAAGGATTGGAAAATACATTCATGTCCCTGACCCTTTTAAAACGCGGACAAATTGACCCCTCCATTGAAGTGACTCCGTTGGACTCAACGGAAAATGCTGACGTGGCTCTCGTGGCGCTGACCtggtggtgcgcgaaattgtgaacaatactttttcacaactctcataatccccggtcatgaaccccaaaaacttggtgttcaataccatggcattacacaacttcgcacaactaaccagcaagtgcactgggtcgtccaagtaataaaccttacgcgagtaagggtcgatcccacggagattgttagtattgaagcacagagattgttggtatgaagcaagctatggtcatcttgtaaatcttagtcaggcaaactcaaatggatatggtgatgaacgcataaaaacataaagataaagatagaggtacttatgtaattcattggtaggaacttcagataagcgcatgaagatgtcttcccttccgtctctctgctttcctactgtcttcatccaatcctccttactcccttccatggcaagcttgtgtagggtttcaccgttgtcaatggctacctcccatcctctcagtgaaagcgattgcatatgctctgtcacagcatagcagaattcatctgtcggttctcaatcaggccggaatagaatccagtgattcttttgcgtctgttactaacgccccgccctcaggagtttaaagcacgtcacagtcattcaatcatcgaatcctactcaaaataccacagacaaggttagaccttccagattctcttgaatgccgccatcagttcNNNNNNNNNNNNNNNNNNNNNNNNNNNNNNNNNNNNNNNNNNNNNNNNNNNNNNNNNNNNNNNNNNNNNNNNNNNNNNNNNNNNNNNNNNNNNNNNNNNNNNNNNNNNNNNNNNNNNNNNNNNNNNNNNNNNNNNNNNNNNNNNNNNNNNNNNNNNNNNNNNNNNNNNNNNNNNNNNNNNNNNNNNNNNNNNNNNNNNNNNNNNNNNNNNNNNNNNNNNNNNNNNNNNNNNNNNNNNNNNNNNNNNNNNNNNNNNNNNNNNNNNNNNNNNNNNNNNNNNNNNNNNNNNNNNNNNNNNNNNNNNNNNNNNNNNNNNNNNNNNNNNNNNNNNNNNNNNNNNNNNNNNNNNNNNNNNNNNNNNNNNNNNNNNNNNNNNNNNNNNNNNNNNNNNNNNNNNNNNNNNNNNNNNNNNNNNNNNNNNNNNNNNNNNNNNNNNNNNNNNNNNNNNNNNNNNNNNNNNNNNNNNNNNNNNNNNNNNNNNNNNNNNNNNNNNNNNNNNNNNNNNNNNNNNNNNNNNNNNNNNNNNNNNNNNNNNNNNNNNNNNNNNNNNNNNNNNNNNNNNNNNNNNNNNNNNNNNNNNNNNNNNNNNNNNNNNNNNNNNNNNNNNNNNNNNNNNNNNNNNNNNNNNNNNNNNNNNNNNNNNNNNNNNNNNNNNNNNNNNNNNNNNNNNNNNNNNNNNNNNNNNNNNNNNNNNNNNNNNNNNNNNNNNNNNNNNNNNNNNNNNNNNNNNNNNNNNNNNNNNNNNNNNNNNNNNNNNNNNNNNNNNNNNNNNNNNNNNNNNNNNNNNNNNNNNNNNNNNNNNNNNNNNNNNNNNNNNNNNNNNNNNNNNNNNNNNNNNNNNNNN
This sequence is a window from Arachis duranensis cultivar V14167 chromosome 2, aradu.V14167.gnm2.J7QH, whole genome shotgun sequence. Protein-coding genes within it:
- the LOC107473864 gene encoding uncharacterized protein LOC107473864, with the translated sequence MSSSSEDESMSEMEEQENQNKEMKHENGVLDYIMSLESVPTNLPPHLELLMTRVLCNNDAPQHTDTIQYSGAYAALGVDNSLRLDNFSQNFKVEVKRLTDDDIEFDMIGIDPSLTNAFQRILIAEVPTMAIERVYIANNTSLIQDEVLSRRLGLIPISADPRLFEYPDNAWDDRNEKNTIVFKLHVTCHKGQPRMTGK